GATCCATTTATCCTTGCATCCCAAGCAAAGCAAGTTTTTTATTCAAGGGAAACCGAATCTTCAAATTGGTATGTTGTGCTAAAGGCACCTCCTAGGGGATTTTATGACTTGGAAATGTACGAAGAAACTATGGATACATCTTCTAGGCCGCAAGATGTTTCAGCCCTTGGTATgaacgatgatgatgatgatgaaaggaCAGCTAATGTTAGAGGAGATTGTGAGGGTACATGGATTGAGGATTTCTAGTCATTGCGCCGTGtaacttttggtttttcttttttcgtttgtATCTTGCTAGGAtcttttttggtttgtaacTTTTGGTATGTTGTACTAAAGGCACCTCCCAGGATCTTTTGGTTTGTATCTTGCCATTGTGCCTTAATTTGGTGTTCATATTATACTTGGATATTCGTTTAGTTAATTTCTGGTTGCTGCTATGTTACTTGTGCAGATTGGTTTTGTTATTTCTGTTAACTTGTTTCTTTTATGTATCCAGTAACATGTATATCCAGCCTAGGCACTTGTCCAAAATGTTGACAAGCTATGAAAGGTTAAAGCAGAAAAAAATGGATCAAAACTTAGTACAATTGAGGGCTGCTGGAGTCAAGAATGTGCCAAAGTTTTTGTTGGGCTTAAATCAAAGTGCCAACATTAAAGTTAATGACATGTGTGAAGTTGACATTGGGCATGCAGTCGATGGTGATGAAGACGTCGTACTATTTGATGGTGAAGAAAGGTTGTGTTCTAATAATGACAATGATGATCCTTCGGGGTCTAAAACAAATGAGGTGATATTTCTATAGGATGTATAGTATACTCTTTGATAGATTAATGTACTTCTACATTTTTTACATATACGTGCTCTTTTTATAATTTACATGCTCATTATAATGTTGCCCACTCCCCTTCATTCATGCATTgcttttttcatattttcaggTGAATGGTACATGTCCAAGAAATAAGAAGGATTGTTCTAGTGCACAACCTCTGAGAAAATCacaaagaactcaagaacaaggtgGCAGTACCCAGGGAGCAACCCAAGCTCAGCAACTTCCCACATCACCTACTGAACAACCTGACCTGTTTTGCAGCCCACATACGGTTGCTGGTTGTGTGGGTGAGAAACAATATTTtgagtttatttcttgtttgtttactttttttatttaatgttTTAGAAGTACATTCATATCCAATGCTAAACTCTACAGAAACTCCTGCAAGCCCTTCAAGAACGTCACAAAATCTCAAGCGCAAAAGAGGCCCAACCAAGCTGAAAACCATTGCTATAGATGGAAGTAGTCGGATTGAAGTTAAGTTTGATGGGAATGGTGAACCAATAGGTGAGGGATCAGTCAAGTTGTCTTCTTTCTTGGGACCGCTAGTTAGAGAGATTGTACCATATACACTAAAGGATTGGCGAAAGCTTCCTTCGGCAATGGCAGAAATCCTATGGCAATCTATTAAGGTATGTCATAGTGCCCAACTATTATAATGCTTTTAGTTACACGATAATAGAATTTGAACTCTCTTTTTTCATATCTTGACTGATCCAATCTTCATGAAAAAGGGCATAGAGTTACATGACAGAATCTCATGacttcaactcttttttttccctaagtTACTCTTGTGGAAGTAAAAATTATAGAATTTCATGCAAGCTACATTCAACATTTTAGGTAAGATTCAATCTTGATGAAGAATGGCATAGACAAATGGTTTTCCGGAGAATGAATGAAGATTGGAGAGCCTCAAAGTcgatattagtaaaaaaaataagaaacgcTTCGAATGAGGAAGAAAGGCTAAAGCTACAGCCTGATAACGTCAAATCGCTACATGATTGGAAggattttgtgaaggaaaagacTAGTAAAGAATTCAAGGTACGTGCACCCTGTTCATCCCACTCCACCACTTGATTCCTGAAAATGCTGCTGGAATGAACTCTTGTTTTGTTCAAATGATCTCGGTAGTTTCAGCGTACAAAATATCTTGTATCTACTTTGTTTAGATGAACTACTAAAACGGTTGTAGCTGAAAATGCTGCTTTCTTGCTTATACTTTGTATCAATCTCCACAGATGAACACTGATCAACTACTAATAAAGAGTGGTTTTGCAAATCAAGTATGGAATCTAGTTTTGTAGAAGTACTTCTTAAATAAGCATACTTAGGTCTTCTTTCCCTACCCTCTTTGATTTTCACTTCTCTTCATGCCAGCACATCACAATCACCACCTATCCTTGCTGAACTGTCACTGCTTAACGAGAATTCAAATTGAGCATTACGTAGAGTCGTAGACTCACTCAACATTTTTGAGGATGAATAAAGTGTCTCCATCTAAGATTAAAGTTTTGAGGTGGACTGTTGAAGCTTGCTTGGCCTGAAGGATTTGTGCGTATGGTCCTCATTCTACACCAGACCATTACAATCACCAGCAATAATGTCCAAATGGGTGGGGCTGTGGTCAGATTAGAAGTTAAGCAGCCTAAGTATCTATGCAGTTCATAATTAAGCCTAATCCTGTTATATACAAGGAATAACGGGAAACGTTGCATTGGGTACCTTAGGGATAAGGTGGAATCATACAACTTTACTAAAAAAAGGTGCTTTGGTGCAATAAGTCATAGCATAGCTTGCACGAGTCATGACTTGGCAAAATAGAGATCATGACTTGGCAGTAAGCAGGCAGGCTGCCACTGTGCTATGTTTTACAAGTCTGGATGCAAGTCTGCATTTGCTTTCATTACTATATAGTGATTATTTTGCGTGTGTTGGCTGCTATTTGGCTACTTTTCTGAGGTCCATGTTTGGCTATTTTTTCGTTTCAGCTGCTACTGTTATGGTTCTGCTATGGGCTACAATGTTTGGGCATTTGTGTACTTGTGAAATGTTCCAAAAATAGGACTGCATTGTGCTTTCCATCCATGCTTCAGCATTATTTTGGCTGTCTAGTAATGTTGCTGCTACGGCTTTGTTGGACTGATCTGTTTCTGCTGCGGCTTTGTTGGGTTGCTGCTATATTGCAGCCTGTTATGAGGGTGTTTTGCTATTGTTTCTGCTGTAACCTTATTCAGCCTTGTGTGATTTTCATGCTGCTAcggctttttctctcctataCTTAGGAGTCACTACTACCCTTTCTCTGCTGCATTTAGAacttgattttggtttattcttGACTTTAGGTGAAAAGCGAGAACTTTAAAGCTATGAGAGAGAAACAATTGGAGCTGCAGCATACTATGAGTCGTAAGGGATATGCACGGTTGACTGCTGAGCTGGTAATACTTCTTTTGTTCAGTAGCAAAATTCATTGGACTTCATATTATAAACTATAACTTCAATTGAATTCTAAtcagatttttgtttttattctagAAAGCGAAAAGAAAAGTTGACTCCATAAGTAGAGCCGTTGTTTGGGCCGATGGACATAGAGACAAGAATGGAAAACCCAAGAACAAGAAAGTTGCACAAAAGATTGTAAAGGCCATGGCTCATTCTTTATTTGGTGGTTTATTTGTTGTATATGTTTGACAATCTCATTAGTCATTTGCATTGTTTTTTTTACTATGCCATTTTTAGGAAGATATGGGAAAAATTGAACGGAATGGACAGAATTCAACTAATCTGAAAGAAGATGCTGTTTCTAAAGTGCTTGGTGCTGAGAGGAATGGCCGTGTAAGAACATTTGGAAAAGGAGTCACTCAAACAAGATTAACTATATTATCACAAATGAATGGTCAATTTGCTGAATTACGTAAAGAAAATGCTCAAATGAAGTCTCAAATGTCGGATATGAGAAATACAATTGACGAGTTCAAGAAAAGCCAAGTAAGTCAGTTATCATTTTCTTCATTGGTGGTCATTTCAGACTAGTTTGATTAATGAGATTTTATTTGTTTCCCATTGTTGAACTATCTAGGTTCAGAATCCGGCAACAACTGAAGCAACACCAACTACACCCCTTGTTTCTCCATCGGTAACATGTCATCC
This DNA window, taken from Rhododendron vialii isolate Sample 1 chromosome 8a, ASM3025357v1, encodes the following:
- the LOC131298646 gene encoding uncharacterized protein LOC131298646, encoding MYIQPRHLSKMLTSYERLKQKKMDQNLVQLRAAGVKNVPKFLLGLNQSANIKVNDMCEVDIGHAVDGDEDVVLFDGEERLCSNNDNDDPSGSKTNEVNGTCPRNKKDCSSAQPLRKSQRTQEQGGSTQGATQAQQLPTSPTEQPDLFCSPHTVAGCVETPASPSRTSQNLKRKRGPTKLKTIAIDGSSRIEVKFDGNGEPIGEGSVKLSSFLGPLVREIVPYTLKDWRKLPSAMAEILWQSIKVRFNLDEEWHRQMVFRRMNEDWRASKSILVKKIRNASNEEERLKLQPDNVKSLHDWKDFVKEKTSKEFKVKSENFKAMREKQLELQHTMSRKGYARLTAELKAKRKVDSISRAVVWADGHRDKNGKPKNKKVAQKIEDMGKIERNGQNSTNLKEDAVSKVLGAERNGRVRTFGKGVTQTRLTILSQMNGQFAELRKENAQMKSQMSDMRNTIDEFKKSQVQNPATTEATPTTPLVSPSVTCHPQSDITKCKLLDWMGTGDVVAEGRWASSDPHSCAHCVPIGPNAMKVWVDVAKKPEEFLWRAPSDMTYIVDAVGSTIAWPADFVILDSSSPGFMG